The following proteins are encoded in a genomic region of Mesotoga sp. UBA6090:
- the fusA gene encoding elongation factor G → MDKIPIDAKRDITLIGHHGSGKTQIVDAMLFNAKLIDRIGILATDSEEVEKEKKASFSMGVTSLPHNDSRIYVIDTPGMSDFYAETANGIFASENIVAVINSTAGLEIQTERFGTIAKELGKGIIAFFNMMDKERSGYEETLADIADTFERTPVLVQLPIGRENDFRGLVDLVKMKAFVLEDGGICREEDIPADLQSSAAEARTKMIEDIVQNDEELMMKYLEGEELSIEELLSAFRKAYLANEVIPVLLGSAAKNIGIQQLLDFVIEVGKKPSETSPKPAKLLSGEEIEVRPTEEEPLVAYIFKSVVDPFVGKLTFMKILSGTLKQGDSFYVVDQDSSEKVGHVMLPEGTKEIEVDEATIGDIVKLSKLKKSAAGNTVAHRDRQLTLELPLMPEPMISKSIQPKSKGDIDKISGGLARLAESDPTFKWENDPETNETVISGLGSVHLEIMIERLKKLFSVDVEVGKPKIAYRETVRKVVEAEYKHKKQTGGHGQYGHVQIKIEPNERGGGFEFIDKIVGGVVPKNYIPAVEKGVVEAMKKGVLASYPVVDAKVTLFYGSYHDVDSSDMSFQIAARQAFKNGMAEANPVILEPLMDVDVFVPEEATGDIMGEITSRRGRPMGMEPQGKGTSKVVAQVPLAEMLDFANKLSSITSGRGYFTMKFNSYQETPPDVQQKIIVERQRELEEQQK, encoded by the coding sequence ATGGACAAGATTCCGATCGATGCCAAAAGAGACATTACACTCATTGGGCACCACGGGTCTGGTAAAACTCAAATTGTTGATGCGATGCTTTTCAACGCAAAGTTAATCGATCGAATAGGCATCCTGGCAACTGATTCTGAAGAAGTTGAAAAAGAGAAGAAAGCAAGCTTTTCCATGGGAGTCACAAGTTTACCCCATAACGACAGCAGAATCTATGTGATCGATACCCCTGGTATGTCGGATTTCTATGCTGAGACTGCAAACGGAATCTTTGCGTCAGAGAACATTGTTGCTGTCATAAACTCCACAGCCGGGCTAGAGATACAGACCGAGAGGTTTGGGACAATCGCAAAAGAGCTTGGAAAAGGAATAATCGCGTTCTTCAACATGATGGACAAGGAAAGATCCGGCTACGAAGAAACTCTTGCCGACATTGCAGACACTTTTGAAAGAACGCCTGTCCTTGTTCAGCTACCGATAGGACGGGAAAATGACTTCAGAGGTCTAGTAGATCTTGTGAAGATGAAGGCATTTGTTCTTGAAGACGGAGGAATATGCAGGGAAGAAGATATCCCCGCAGATCTGCAATCTTCTGCCGCAGAGGCAAGAACAAAGATGATTGAGGATATCGTACAGAATGACGAGGAACTGATGATGAAGTATCTCGAGGGAGAAGAACTCTCGATAGAAGAACTACTTTCAGCCTTCAGGAAGGCCTACCTGGCGAATGAAGTAATACCGGTCCTTCTAGGTTCGGCTGCCAAGAATATCGGGATACAGCAGCTTCTAGACTTCGTGATTGAAGTAGGCAAAAAACCTTCTGAGACTTCTCCGAAGCCAGCCAAACTTCTGTCTGGAGAAGAAATTGAAGTCAGACCCACCGAAGAGGAACCTCTTGTGGCTTACATCTTTAAGTCTGTCGTTGACCCATTCGTTGGGAAGCTGACTTTCATGAAGATACTCTCTGGAACTTTGAAGCAGGGGGATTCTTTCTATGTTGTCGATCAGGATTCCTCTGAAAAGGTTGGCCACGTTATGTTACCAGAGGGCACGAAGGAAATTGAGGTAGATGAAGCAACCATTGGAGATATAGTCAAGCTGAGCAAACTTAAAAAAAGCGCCGCAGGAAACACTGTGGCTCACAGGGATAGACAGCTGACGCTGGAGCTTCCTTTGATGCCTGAACCGATGATTTCAAAGTCGATTCAGCCGAAATCAAAGGGAGACATAGATAAGATAAGCGGAGGTCTAGCAAGACTGGCTGAATCCGACCCGACTTTTAAGTGGGAAAATGATCCTGAAACCAATGAAACGGTTATCAGCGGTCTTGGTTCTGTGCATCTTGAAATAATGATAGAGAGGCTTAAGAAACTATTCTCGGTAGATGTCGAAGTTGGAAAACCAAAGATTGCATACAGAGAGACTGTCAGGAAGGTTGTCGAAGCTGAATACAAGCACAAGAAACAGACCGGGGGACATGGCCAGTATGGACACGTTCAGATAAAGATTGAGCCAAATGAACGCGGCGGAGGCTTTGAGTTCATAGACAAAATCGTTGGGGGTGTCGTTCCAAAGAACTATATCCCAGCTGTCGAGAAGGGCGTTGTGGAAGCTATGAAGAAGGGTGTTCTCGCTTCCTACCCCGTTGTCGACGCAAAAGTAACCCTTTTCTACGGATCATACCACGACGTTGATTCTTCGGATATGTCATTTCAGATAGCTGCAAGACAGGCTTTCAAGAACGGAATGGCAGAAGCAAACCCGGTCATTCTTGAACCTTTGATGGACGTCGATGTCTTCGTTCCCGAAGAAGCAACAGGGGATATAATGGGCGAGATAACTTCTAGAAGGGGCAGACCGATGGGCATGGAGCCTCAAGGGAAGGGTACTTCAAAGGTAGTTGCCCAGGTTCCTCTCGCCGAAATGCTAGACTTTGCAAATAAGCTCAGCTCAATTACGAGCGGCCGTGGATACTTTACCATGAAATTCAATTCCTATCAGGAGACGCCGCCTGATGTACAGCAGAAGATCATTGTTGAAAGGCAGAGAGAACTGGAAGAGCAGCAGAAGTGA
- a CDS encoding Rqc2 family fibronectin-binding protein — protein MVFDGLTLQRVTAEISDSRGMQLRQLYQIGRTEFFFKLSKTGIEVSINPSSPYIVKGKREQNSPSLETPFSLFLRRHLNGFFLINVEQKGMDRILRLDFEGRDAFGEKKQYSLLTEFIGPGSNIIVLDEQDMIVQAFREMVTSKRTIARGLKYYSPDTPCKSLRGLSREEISSYLLESTDILSSAIRKSFTGFSRATAENIIGYLQLEDIPPAMIEEERLTEAAEFLSNLSSNSSDNHLFILEGEDGTEISPIPLDHKNHCERVRASEAIKRALESAGIENEIDRRKTSIVRKIEKSSKRVVKLIEKLEKELAELENYEVYRRYGELLVANLYRLKERQERVELEDWETGKKTTISLDKRLTPSENAQLFFKYFDKSHRKELHIKKRLRVLHEESEYLEQLKEMLLQAESIDEIREFSSELEEAGIVRKPKNARDGRKKLKRSGPRIFERDGFKYLVGRNNVENDEIRKNASRNDIWFHARGIPGAHVILKRAGMEISTDAIHFGSLLAAKYSKGRQSGKVDVVYTEVQNVRKPKGAKPGMVLYRSPETITVDLTKEMVERN, from the coding sequence ATGGTATTCGACGGGTTGACTCTTCAGAGAGTCACTGCAGAGATCTCAGATAGCAGGGGAATGCAGCTGAGACAGCTATATCAAATAGGTAGGACGGAGTTCTTCTTCAAGTTGTCGAAAACCGGTATTGAGGTCTCGATTAACCCATCTTCTCCATACATCGTAAAAGGAAAGAGAGAGCAGAACTCTCCGTCATTGGAAACACCGTTCAGCCTCTTCTTGAGAAGACATCTCAACGGATTCTTCCTAATCAATGTGGAGCAGAAGGGAATGGACAGGATACTTCGACTTGACTTCGAAGGAAGAGACGCTTTTGGAGAGAAAAAGCAATACTCGCTTCTCACAGAGTTCATCGGACCGGGCTCGAACATTATTGTACTGGATGAACAAGACATGATAGTACAGGCTTTTAGAGAGATGGTGACCTCTAAGAGAACCATCGCCAGGGGCTTGAAGTATTACTCACCTGATACCCCCTGCAAATCTCTCAGAGGACTGTCTAGAGAAGAGATATCATCCTATCTACTTGAATCAACCGATATTCTCTCGTCCGCTATCAGAAAGTCATTTACAGGTTTTTCCAGAGCGACGGCCGAGAATATCATCGGCTATCTTCAACTCGAAGATATTCCTCCAGCTATGATAGAAGAGGAAAGACTTACGGAAGCAGCTGAATTCCTGAGTAATCTTTCCAGTAATAGCAGCGACAACCACCTTTTTATACTCGAGGGGGAAGATGGTACTGAGATCTCTCCCATCCCGCTCGACCACAAGAATCATTGCGAGAGAGTTAGAGCATCCGAGGCGATAAAACGCGCCCTCGAATCTGCCGGCATTGAAAATGAGATTGACAGGCGAAAGACTTCCATTGTCAGGAAAATAGAGAAATCCTCTAAACGGGTTGTCAAATTGATTGAAAAGCTGGAGAAGGAGCTGGCCGAACTTGAAAACTACGAAGTGTACAGAAGGTACGGAGAGCTTCTCGTAGCAAACTTATACAGATTGAAAGAGAGACAGGAAAGAGTTGAGCTTGAAGACTGGGAAACCGGTAAGAAAACAACGATTTCTCTCGACAAGAGACTTACGCCCTCAGAAAACGCGCAGCTCTTCTTCAAGTACTTCGACAAATCTCATAGAAAGGAGCTTCATATTAAAAAAAGGCTGAGAGTCCTTCATGAGGAGAGCGAATACTTGGAGCAACTTAAAGAAATGCTTCTTCAAGCCGAATCGATCGACGAAATTCGTGAATTCTCATCTGAACTTGAAGAGGCCGGTATAGTCAGAAAACCGAAGAATGCAAGAGATGGAAGGAAAAAACTTAAGAGATCTGGCCCAAGGATCTTTGAAAGAGACGGTTTCAAATATCTCGTTGGAAGAAATAACGTTGAAAATGATGAAATTAGGAAGAACGCCTCCAGGAATGATATCTGGTTTCACGCCAGAGGTATTCCAGGAGCACATGTTATACTTAAAAGAGCAGGTATGGAGATTTCTACCGATGCCATCCACTTTGGCTCTCTGTTGGCTGCAAAGTATTCTAAAGGCAGGCAATCAGGAAAGGTAGATGTTGTCTATACGGAAGTTCAGAACGTCAGGAAACCAAAAGGAGCAAAGCCAGGAATGGTTCTATATAGAAGCCCGGAAACAATCACAGTAGATCTTACGAAAGAGATGGTAGAAAGAAATTGA
- the yqeK gene encoding bis(5'-nucleosyl)-tetraphosphatase (symmetrical) YqeK, protein MNIEYDTLTEVVRDEARKMCSEERLKHVFGVERLARKLSRIHGVDSSKAGLVAVSHDIFRDRDEDELIRLSIFFGIETTEIERTAPVLLHGKIAACYLREEHGIEEDIFQALYWHVSGIPGMTLLGKILMISDIGEEGRAFPEALQIRKAAELDLEKSFADVIRLKIAWAVTTGSLLLPETVWTWNELLGGANHVSN, encoded by the coding sequence TTGAATATAGAGTACGATACGCTAACTGAAGTTGTTCGAGACGAAGCAAGAAAAATGTGCTCCGAAGAGAGACTGAAGCACGTTTTTGGAGTAGAAAGACTCGCAAGGAAGCTGAGCAGAATTCATGGTGTTGATTCTTCAAAGGCAGGTTTAGTTGCTGTTTCGCATGATATCTTTCGAGATCGTGATGAAGATGAGCTAATACGCTTGTCAATTTTCTTTGGAATAGAAACCACGGAGATCGAGAGAACTGCTCCGGTTCTTCTGCATGGCAAAATTGCTGCCTGTTACCTGAGAGAAGAGCACGGTATAGAAGAAGATATTTTCCAGGCTTTGTACTGGCATGTAAGTGGAATCCCGGGTATGACTCTTCTAGGAAAAATACTTATGATTTCGGATATTGGCGAGGAAGGTAGAGCCTTTCCAGAAGCCCTTCAGATTCGAAAAGCGGCTGAGCTGGATCTAGAAAAATCATTTGCTGACGTGATAAGATTGAAGATAGCATGGGCCGTTACTACGGGCAGTCTTTTGCTTCCCGAGACTGTATGGACGTGGAATGAATTGCTTGGAGGTGCCAATCATGTCTCTAATTAA
- a CDS encoding rhomboid family intramembrane serine protease, translated as MIRFRSATITLIIINVIVYLFVMIMGLFRGPQGISYRDLITVYGGVSRFALSNGLIYTPLTALFLHGNLMHILFNMWALFQLGHVVEGVYGMKWYLFFYFATGISGSLSAAAFSNAFTIGSSSAIFGLVGILFTLGLKNDTPVALRSITGYSLLPIILINLFLGFSIPGISNAAHIGGLVAGAIIGWFAKPAYARVARSRKVFTKVKEKSPEETSRDILVKYIPVLNALKDDRSEERTVRVAQLRSELSSLRDQEIASKVLWELYKRDLISQEEFERLRKFL; from the coding sequence TTGATCCGATTTAGAAGTGCAACCATAACTTTGATAATCATAAACGTTATAGTATATCTCTTTGTTATGATCATGGGGCTTTTCAGAGGCCCACAGGGCATAAGTTATCGCGATCTGATAACGGTCTACGGCGGCGTGAGCAGGTTCGCCCTTTCAAACGGCTTGATATATACGCCGCTTACGGCCCTCTTTCTCCATGGGAATCTCATGCATATTCTTTTCAATATGTGGGCTCTTTTCCAGCTAGGTCATGTGGTCGAAGGAGTGTACGGTATGAAGTGGTATCTTTTCTTCTACTTTGCCACAGGAATTAGCGGAAGCCTCAGTGCGGCAGCATTTTCTAACGCATTCACTATCGGCTCAAGCAGCGCTATCTTCGGACTCGTTGGTATCCTTTTCACCCTAGGACTCAAGAATGATACTCCTGTGGCGCTACGATCGATCACTGGGTACTCTCTGCTTCCGATCATATTGATCAACTTGTTTCTCGGTTTTAGCATTCCAGGAATAAGCAATGCAGCTCACATTGGGGGTCTTGTGGCCGGTGCAATCATCGGTTGGTTTGCAAAGCCTGCTTATGCCAGGGTTGCTCGCTCCAGGAAAGTCTTTACTAAGGTGAAGGAAAAGAGCCCTGAAGAAACCTCTAGAGATATTCTGGTGAAGTACATTCCTGTACTGAACGCCCTAAAGGACGACAGATCGGAGGAAAGAACAGTAAGAGTAGCTCAGCTCAGAAGCGAACTGAGCAGCTTAAGAGATCAAGAGATAGCCTCGAAAGTACTATGGGAACTATATAAACGAGATCTGATTTCGCAGGAAGAATTTGAGAGGCTTAGAAAATTCTTATGA
- a CDS encoding NUDIX domain-containing protein has product MEERVLVVDVDCLGELATRNGLLALPLDEIKKRVERFGRFVRRSEAENDESMRQIIPYAVFRNRDEYLLMKRTKKQGEARLHELYSIGVGGHINFEDGTLPWEAFEKGFQREIREEVSVKIHRMDYLGILNDLQTAVSRVHIGVVYIAEVDFNGFNEKEKFTGAMSEIKVLSEYRESMETWSQIVLDHLL; this is encoded by the coding sequence TTGGAAGAAAGAGTTCTCGTAGTCGATGTTGACTGTCTAGGAGAGCTGGCAACCCGCAACGGGTTGCTGGCTCTTCCTTTAGATGAGATAAAGAAGCGAGTCGAGAGATTCGGAAGATTTGTACGTCGCTCTGAAGCCGAAAATGATGAATCGATGAGACAAATCATACCGTACGCGGTCTTCAGGAATCGCGACGAGTATCTTCTCATGAAGAGGACAAAAAAGCAAGGAGAAGCCCGTCTTCATGAACTGTATTCGATAGGAGTTGGTGGACACATAAATTTCGAGGATGGAACGCTTCCATGGGAGGCCTTTGAGAAAGGGTTCCAGCGCGAAATCCGCGAAGAAGTATCCGTGAAAATCCACAGAATGGATTATTTGGGAATCCTTAATGATCTACAGACTGCGGTTAGCAGAGTCCACATTGGTGTAGTCTATATAGCCGAAGTGGATTTCAACGGCTTCAATGAAAAGGAAAAATTCACTGGAGCAATGTCGGAAATAAAGGTTCTTTCAGAATACAGGGAGAGTATGGAAACATGGTCTCAAATCGTTCTGGATCATCTTCTGTAA
- a CDS encoding GAF domain-containing protein — protein MRSIFRDFTHDFFGILNYPKEKWNDFWVFYRERHPRVLEEYMFKNNLGETLLAQALDGLERREVDRLSHYWEINGPIEKTRVLKELGRMSSQLHLEREDFVIHILGALGRQQHLIIPTSKGNVVMIDLLYCWKEKTIRDFLSVVLNALDDFIEYSSINVRHYMHGSEKAERLERIFECIEKKILGHSLEEKLTIVSKLLHKYVDYYNWTGFYLVEKDSLVLGPYVGEPTEHVKIDFGSGICGQAAETKRVFLVPDVSKESNYLSCSARTKSEIVLPLFAGETVIGELDIDSHFQNSFDDLDREFLEKTCRLLIES, from the coding sequence ATGAGGAGTATCTTCAGGGATTTTACACACGATTTCTTCGGTATTCTAAACTATCCGAAAGAGAAATGGAACGATTTCTGGGTGTTTTATAGAGAAAGACATCCAAGAGTTCTCGAAGAATACATGTTCAAAAACAACCTTGGCGAAACATTACTGGCTCAAGCATTGGATGGACTTGAAAGGAGAGAAGTAGACAGGCTTTCTCACTATTGGGAAATCAACGGTCCAATCGAAAAGACAAGGGTTCTCAAAGAACTGGGAAGGATGTCCTCACAACTTCACCTGGAAAGGGAAGACTTCGTGATCCACATACTGGGTGCTCTTGGAAGACAACAACATCTAATTATTCCAACGTCAAAGGGAAATGTAGTAATGATAGATCTTCTTTACTGCTGGAAAGAGAAAACTATAAGAGATTTCCTGAGTGTGGTTTTAAATGCTCTTGATGACTTTATCGAGTATTCAAGCATAAATGTTCGCCATTACATGCACGGTTCAGAAAAGGCAGAAAGGCTCGAGAGGATATTCGAGTGCATCGAGAAGAAGATACTTGGACATTCTCTGGAAGAAAAGCTAACGATTGTCTCGAAGCTGCTCCATAAATATGTCGATTATTATAACTGGACTGGATTCTATCTTGTTGAGAAAGACTCCCTGGTTCTTGGTCCTTATGTTGGCGAACCTACCGAACACGTTAAGATCGACTTCGGAAGTGGTATATGTGGCCAGGCGGCAGAGACTAAGAGGGTTTTCCTCGTTCCTGACGTCTCCAAAGAATCCAACTACCTGTCTTGCAGCGCGAGAACGAAATCAGAGATAGTTCTTCCCCTTTTTGCAGGAGAAACGGTAATAGGTGAACTGGATATTGACAGTCATTTTCAAAATAGTTTCGATGATCTCGATCGGGAATTTCTCGAAAAAACTTGCAGACTCCTCATCGAAAGCTGA
- the ispE gene encoding 4-(cytidine 5'-diphospho)-2-C-methyl-D-erythritol kinase encodes MVSNRSGSSSVTLKCPAKINLYLAVGGRRLDGFHNICTLFQTIDFYDELILTREVERTYFKCNIQLDWSQDNTLRKVLEEIEKRTGKRIEIGIQLNKRIPSGGGLGGGSSDAATLLKYLARILGMENKIAMEIAKTVGSDVPFFLRGGTAIASGRGEILSYPGDVTGYSVDLSFPDVEVSTALAYRLIDEGDLFHCTDERRAEQYYEALKAYDTLRIKNLSLNSFQNPIFNRFAEIREHHSRSSLEKSNAVVTMMTGSGSTIFSLFQGRIGKYRFISSEELNKIWYSTG; translated from the coding sequence ATGGTCTCAAATCGTTCTGGATCATCTTCTGTAACACTGAAGTGTCCTGCAAAGATAAATCTCTACCTTGCAGTTGGCGGAAGGCGACTCGATGGATTCCACAATATATGCACCCTATTCCAGACAATAGACTTCTATGATGAGTTGATCCTAACAAGAGAAGTCGAAAGAACCTACTTCAAGTGCAACATTCAGCTTGACTGGAGTCAGGACAATACATTGCGAAAAGTGCTTGAGGAAATTGAGAAACGAACAGGGAAGAGAATCGAGATCGGAATTCAGCTAAATAAGCGAATTCCATCAGGCGGGGGACTGGGCGGTGGTAGTTCAGACGCCGCGACGTTACTGAAATATCTGGCAAGGATTCTTGGAATGGAAAACAAGATAGCCATGGAGATAGCCAAAACCGTCGGAAGTGATGTTCCATTTTTTCTCAGAGGCGGGACAGCCATAGCTTCGGGAAGAGGCGAGATTTTGAGTTATCCCGGCGATGTGACGGGCTATTCCGTTGATTTGAGCTTTCCGGATGTGGAGGTCTCGACAGCACTGGCATACAGACTAATAGATGAAGGGGATTTATTTCATTGCACTGATGAGAGAAGGGCCGAGCAATACTATGAAGCCCTGAAAGCTTATGATACCCTTAGGATAAAGAATCTTTCTCTAAATTCATTTCAGAATCCGATCTTCAATCGCTTTGCGGAGATCAGAGAGCATCATTCGAGATCCTCGTTGGAGAAATCAAATGCTGTCGTTACTATGATGACGGGATCAGGATCAACAATCTTCTCACTTTTTCAAGGCAGAATAGGAAAGTACAGGTTCATTAGTTCAGAGGAGCTGAATAAAATATGGTATTCGACGGGTTGA
- a CDS encoding LCP family protein has protein sequence MKSVHLSLVVLVIFQVILFFFLIFLMFKEAYGSMLGRDLAGETFLIVGIDTGGSSKDAVGGRTDYISVAYFGSSGVLLLKSIPRDTIITYKSERRKINSLYNSFGMEVLIQEVEKLVERKITGSVVIDFNTVTEATKFSGPIRVEVSSLMHHDDFQQGLHIHFEPGIHFLEGEDLLKFLRYRQADSGDLGRIERQKQVVEQFVQNLIKAGPSKIIEMIDFVIERTDISIDKKSLTDLAVGFFTGQRAISFTQIDYYVDDDGRIIPSGPGEDEPEPVRTGAASPKILVVNNIPDFSVKFGDFAEIIKGQWSSLAGVKVEATGLVPDISGIEKRDTYLFINSRASEIRELFSKAHAYHRPVVMITSSFGGLEYYYSLIDSLSKNRFYQSNYDAYVLLGVGGK, from the coding sequence ATGAAATCCGTTCACCTCTCTTTGGTTGTCCTGGTGATCTTTCAGGTTATTCTTTTCTTCTTCTTGATCTTTCTTATGTTCAAGGAAGCTTATGGTTCTATGTTGGGAAGGGATCTTGCGGGAGAGACTTTCCTGATAGTCGGGATTGATACCGGTGGAAGTTCGAAAGATGCTGTCGGTGGAAGAACTGATTACATTTCGGTTGCATACTTCGGATCTTCAGGTGTGCTATTGCTGAAAAGCATCCCAAGAGACACGATCATTACCTACAAGTCAGAAAGAAGAAAGATTAACTCTCTGTATAACTCTTTTGGAATGGAGGTACTCATTCAAGAAGTTGAGAAACTTGTAGAGAGAAAAATCACCGGTTCAGTTGTTATAGATTTCAACACAGTAACTGAAGCAACAAAGTTCTCCGGCCCCATTCGCGTGGAAGTTTCCTCTCTTATGCACCACGATGATTTTCAACAAGGACTTCACATTCACTTTGAACCCGGCATTCATTTTCTTGAAGGGGAGGATTTGCTCAAATTCCTTCGCTACAGGCAGGCGGATTCGGGAGACCTAGGTCGAATTGAAAGGCAGAAGCAAGTTGTCGAGCAATTTGTCCAAAACCTGATTAAGGCGGGACCATCGAAAATAATCGAGATGATAGACTTTGTGATTGAAAGAACTGATATCAGTATAGATAAAAAGTCTCTGACAGATTTGGCAGTTGGATTTTTCACCGGGCAAAGAGCTATAAGTTTCACACAAATAGACTACTATGTTGATGATGACGGCCGAATAATTCCTTCTGGACCGGGCGAGGATGAACCAGAACCTGTTAGGACTGGGGCCGCTTCTCCAAAGATCCTCGTAGTGAACAACATTCCCGACTTTAGCGTAAAATTCGGTGATTTTGCCGAGATAATAAAGGGTCAGTGGTCTTCGCTAGCTGGAGTAAAGGTTGAAGCAACGGGTCTCGTTCCTGATATCTCGGGGATTGAGAAGCGGGACACTTATCTCTTCATTAACTCGAGAGCATCTGAGATCAGAGAGCTTTTCTCGAAAGCCCATGCTTATCACAGACCTGTTGTCATGATTACTTCTAGCTTCGGAGGGCTTGAGTATTACTACTCGCTAATAGATTCCCTGTCGAAGAATAGATTCTATCAATCTAATTATGATGCATATGTATTGCTTGGTGTAGGAGGAAAGTAG
- a CDS encoding type III PLP-dependent enzyme: MHITPEVRKAAREVKTPFLIMDMDYVRSNYFDIVSHVRNVQVFYAVKANSHPRIIETLRDLGSNFDVASRGEIERLLSLGIGPERMSFGNTIKKVEDIAYAYSVGIDYYAVDSEMEVEKIAAHAPGSKVYGRIATSGGDCDWPLSRKFGTDVNHVISIMEYADQLGLDAYGVSFHVGSQNYNVNSWDDAISDAAEVFKILRSRGINLRMLNLGGGMPVKHVREIKSVKAYGDTINKALDKYLSSVPNLELFIEPGRSMVGNSAILVSQVILRSKKGNENWVYIDAGVFHGLTETIEGFRYEVLTEGKVDDTKISFHLAGPTCDSVDTIYHEIDLPKNLGYGDIMYFINAGAYTTEYATNFNGIDAPRVLFVEDFIDAKMPVDGDFIE; this comes from the coding sequence GTGCACATTACCCCTGAGGTAAGAAAGGCCGCAAGAGAAGTGAAGACACCATTCTTGATAATGGATATGGATTACGTTAGAAGCAATTACTTCGACATTGTAAGCCATGTTAGGAATGTTCAGGTGTTTTACGCGGTTAAAGCGAACTCGCACCCCAGGATTATCGAGACTCTTCGGGACCTCGGCAGTAATTTCGACGTAGCTTCGCGCGGTGAGATTGAGAGACTCCTTTCGTTAGGAATTGGTCCAGAGAGAATGAGTTTTGGAAACACTATCAAGAAAGTTGAAGATATTGCATACGCTTATTCCGTTGGAATAGACTACTACGCTGTCGACTCGGAAATGGAAGTTGAGAAAATAGCCGCTCACGCTCCCGGAAGCAAAGTATACGGGAGAATTGCTACCAGCGGTGGCGATTGTGACTGGCCTCTCTCCAGAAAGTTTGGAACCGATGTAAATCATGTCATATCAATAATGGAATATGCAGATCAGCTTGGCCTTGACGCATACGGAGTAAGTTTCCATGTTGGTTCTCAGAATTACAACGTCAATAGCTGGGACGATGCGATAAGTGATGCCGCGGAGGTTTTCAAGATTCTGCGCTCCAGGGGTATCAACCTTAGGATGCTGAACCTTGGTGGAGGTATGCCGGTTAAACACGTCAGAGAAATCAAGTCTGTCAAGGCATATGGTGATACTATTAACAAAGCACTGGACAAGTATTTGTCTTCGGTTCCAAATCTGGAGCTTTTCATAGAGCCAGGAAGATCAATGGTTGGTAATTCAGCAATTCTCGTGAGCCAGGTAATTCTCAGAAGCAAGAAGGGCAACGAAAACTGGGTCTACATAGATGCAGGCGTCTTTCACGGCCTCACTGAGACAATCGAAGGGTTCAGATACGAGGTCCTTACCGAAGGAAAGGTAGATGACACAAAGATCTCTTTTCATCTTGCGGGGCCCACATGTGATTCTGTTGACACGATCTACCATGAAATTGACTTGCCGAAAAATTTAGGCTACGGAGATATCATGTATTTTATCAATGCGGGTGCTTATACGACCGAATACGCAACCAACTTCAACGGGATCGATGCTCCCAGAGTGCTCTTTGTAGAAGACTTCATAGATGCAAAAATGCCAGTTGACGGTGATTTCATAGAATAA
- a CDS encoding DUF503 domain-containing protein: protein MHVGYMTYLLRLYGISSLKEKRAVIKPLISDLRKNFNASVVETGKHDSKQEAEVTVSIVTKERGELDSLLQSVWQRIIWNGIEIIGENGEIW from the coding sequence ATGCATGTGGGCTATATGACTTATCTATTACGGCTATATGGGATCAGTTCTTTGAAGGAGAAGCGTGCGGTGATTAAACCTCTTATCAGCGATCTCAGAAAGAACTTCAACGCTTCCGTCGTCGAAACTGGGAAACATGATTCTAAGCAGGAGGCGGAAGTAACGGTAAGTATCGTTACAAAAGAGAGGGGTGAATTAGATTCACTCCTTCAGTCGGTTTGGCAGCGCATTATCTGGAATGGAATCGAGATCATCGGAGAGAATGGAGAGATTTGGTGA